In the Ignavibacteriota bacterium genome, one interval contains:
- a CDS encoding 6-phosphogluconolactonase, with amino-acid sequence MTQIIYNSSSSVEAFELSRSKHQSIYSPTEKIQVIEVENFPLLGKLTALRFIEWVQKNRGGVISLPTGKTPEHFIKWVQRILSRWESKDIQQLLELYGVDGRTKPDMQSLSFVQIDEFYPMDSRQQNSFNYYVNEFYIKGFSLDARKTLLIDSTSLGLPEGKNMEEVFPDNIVDLTLRIRQTRTELERLQKSVINRVDEFCMEYESKIREMGGIGFFLGGIGPDGHIAFNVRGSSVYSVTRLTGTNYETQAAAATDLGGMETSRNRLVITIGLATITYNPTCTAIIIAAGDAKAKIVSDAIQHEKNPQYPASVLQELENARFYLTKGAASELVERKYFDFSSRENYSEAERDDVVISLSLSKNKPLHELTKDDFESDKFASMLLKKTLSSHLEITLQARQRIIQNIEKGLKHVSQTTFLHTEPHHDDIMLGYLAHLYHLVRDATNQHYFANLTSGFTAVTNAFVLETLKELEDFLDDAELLRLLKDDYFASENTIARMADVYLFLDGVAANNPEKKKRAEAYRLFRNLSDVYQTSDMNALKQHIKQLHEYFTMQYPGARDKHDVQTLKGTFREFEVELLWAYFGIEASSIRPLRLGFYTGDIFTDEPELHRDALPIYEYMKEVKPDIVSVAFDPEGSGPDTHYKALQAVAGALKKYQEEAKISDVKVWGYRNVWYRFKPAEANLFVPVSLNSLSMLHSAFMNCFGSQRAASFPSYEHDGPFSKLAQKIQVEQYEMLKTCLGEEFFLKNSHPRLRAARGFIFLKEMNLEEFFTQVRELKKRTEAKENL; translated from the coding sequence TTGACACAGATAATTTACAACTCAAGTTCAAGCGTTGAAGCATTCGAACTATCAAGAAGCAAGCACCAATCAATCTATTCCCCAACAGAAAAAATACAAGTGATTGAAGTGGAGAATTTTCCGTTACTCGGAAAGTTAACTGCGCTTCGGTTTATCGAGTGGGTACAGAAAAATCGCGGTGGAGTTATTTCTCTGCCGACGGGAAAAACTCCTGAACATTTCATTAAATGGGTTCAGAGGATTCTTTCTCGGTGGGAGTCAAAAGACATTCAGCAGTTGCTTGAACTGTACGGAGTAGATGGAAGGACAAAACCCGACATGCAAAGTCTCTCGTTTGTTCAGATTGATGAGTTTTATCCGATGGACAGCCGTCAGCAGAACAGTTTCAATTATTATGTGAACGAGTTTTACATCAAGGGATTTAGTCTTGATGCACGAAAAACATTGCTGATTGATTCAACCTCGCTCGGACTTCCTGAGGGAAAGAACATGGAAGAGGTTTTTCCCGACAACATTGTTGACTTGACCCTTCGTATCAGGCAAACACGAACCGAACTTGAGCGGCTGCAAAAAAGCGTCATCAATCGTGTTGACGAGTTTTGCATGGAGTATGAATCGAAGATTCGAGAGATGGGCGGCATAGGATTTTTCCTCGGCGGTATCGGTCCCGATGGACACATTGCGTTTAATGTCCGTGGTTCAAGCGTGTATTCTGTAACGCGCCTCACCGGAACGAATTACGAAACGCAAGCCGCCGCGGCTACGGATTTGGGAGGAATGGAAACCTCGCGCAATCGTCTTGTCATTACTATCGGACTTGCGACGATAACGTACAACCCTACTTGCACAGCAATTATTATTGCTGCAGGAGACGCGAAGGCAAAAATTGTTTCCGATGCAATCCAACATGAAAAGAATCCACAGTATCCTGCTTCGGTGCTTCAGGAGTTGGAGAACGCGAGGTTCTATCTCACCAAAGGCGCGGCATCGGAACTTGTTGAACGGAAATATTTTGATTTCTCATCAAGGGAAAACTATTCAGAAGCAGAACGAGACGATGTTGTCATTTCACTTTCTTTATCGAAGAACAAACCGCTCCATGAATTAACGAAAGATGATTTTGAAAGCGATAAGTTTGCTTCGATGCTTCTCAAAAAGACGTTATCTTCTCATCTCGAAATTACGTTGCAAGCACGTCAGCGAATTATACAGAATATCGAAAAAGGGTTGAAGCATGTTTCTCAAACAACCTTCTTGCACACCGAACCGCACCACGATGACATCATGCTTGGCTATCTTGCGCATTTGTATCATCTCGTTCGCGATGCAACAAACCAGCATTACTTTGCAAATCTGACTTCCGGGTTTACGGCAGTAACAAACGCGTTTGTCCTTGAGACGTTGAAAGAGTTAGAAGATTTTTTAGACGATGCCGAACTTCTTCGATTGTTGAAGGACGATTACTTCGCTTCGGAAAATACCATCGCACGGATGGCAGACGTGTATCTTTTCCTCGATGGGGTTGCCGCAAATAATCCGGAAAAGAAGAAGCGTGCTGAAGCATATCGCTTGTTCCGAAATTTGTCGGATGTTTATCAAACATCCGACATGAATGCGTTGAAACAGCATATCAAACAGTTACATGAATATTTTACCATGCAATACCCCGGAGCGAGAGACAAGCACGATGTTCAAACACTGAAAGGAACGTTTCGCGAATTCGAGGTCGAGTTGCTCTGGGCATATTTCGGAATTGAAGCGAGTTCAATCCGTCCGTTGCGGTTGGGATTTTACACGGGAGATATTTTTACCGATGAGCCGGAGTTGCACCGAGACGCGCTTCCGATTTATGAATACATGAAAGAAGTGAAACCGGATATTGTCAGCGTCGCGTTCGACCCCGAAGGAAGTGGACCGGACACGCATTACAAAGCATTGCAGGCGGTAGCAGGGGCGTTAAAAAAATATCAGGAAGAAGCGAAAATTTCTGATGTGAAAGTGTGGGGATACAGGAATGTCTGGTATCGGTTCAAACCTGCAGAAGCGAATTTGTTTGTTCCGGTTTCTTTGAATTCACTTTCGATGTTGCACTCTGCATTTATGAATTGTTTTGGTTCTCAGAGAGCCGCCTCATTTCCGAGTTACGAACATGATGGACCATTTTCAAAACTCGCTCAGAAAATACAGGTCGAGCAATACGAGATGTTGAAAACATGTCTTGGCGAAGAGTTCTTTTTGAAGAATTCTCACCCGCGTCTGCGTGCGGCTCGGGGGTTTATCTTTTTGAAAGAGATGAATCTCGAAGAGTTCTTTACACAGGTTCGGGAGTTGAAGAAACGAACAGAGGCGAAGGAAAATCTGTAA
- a CDS encoding HAD family hydrolase, protein MHVGIFFDRDGTINEEGNYLSSPEQLKLIPRATKAILEANTTGSKVFIISNQAGVARGFMSELQVQLVNNSLLQLLHNEHCTIDKLYYCPHHPDYGEPPYRANCECRKPKTGMLLQAALEFHIDLASSFVVGDKLIDIQTAINAGATGILVKTGYGLKEMNLLQQNNVHPAYIAEDSYDAVQFIKQQLTARANKQVS, encoded by the coding sequence ATGCACGTCGGCATTTTCTTCGACCGTGACGGTACTATCAATGAAGAGGGCAATTATCTTTCCTCGCCCGAACAACTGAAACTCATCCCGCGAGCAACAAAAGCGATTCTTGAGGCCAACACGACAGGCAGTAAAGTGTTTATTATTTCAAATCAGGCGGGAGTAGCACGCGGGTTCATGAGTGAACTGCAAGTTCAACTCGTCAACAATTCACTTCTTCAATTATTACACAATGAACATTGTACGATTGACAAACTCTATTATTGTCCGCATCATCCTGACTATGGTGAACCGCCATATCGTGCAAACTGTGAATGTCGAAAACCGAAAACAGGAATGTTGCTTCAAGCCGCTCTGGAATTTCACATCGACCTTGCATCCTCCTTTGTTGTCGGTGATAAATTGATAGACATTCAAACAGCAATCAATGCAGGCGCAACAGGAATTCTTGTTAAAACCGGCTACGGATTGAAAGAAATGAACCTTCTTCAACAAAACAACGTTCACCCTGCGTACATAGCGGAAGATAGTTACGACGCAGTACAATTCATCAAACAACAACTCACAGCAAGAGCAAACAAACAAGTTTCATGA
- a CDS encoding serine hydroxymethyltransferase yields MNTLNKRDPDIFQAIQNETNRQNTKLELIASENFVSTAVLEALGSTLTNKYAEGYPGKRYYGGCEFVDVAENIARDRVKKLFGAEYANVQPHSGSQANMAVYFTFIKPGDKVLGMNLSHGGHLTHGSPVNFSGQLYNFVAYGVKKETGYIDLDDVEAVATREKPKMITVGASAYSRNIDYKAFRQIADKVGAFLFADIAHPAGLIAKKLLNDPVPHCHVVTSTTHKTLRGPRGGLILLGKDFENPFGLVAPKSGRTKMMSELLDSMVIPGIQGGPLMHVIAAKAVGFLENLQPEFETYAKQIIKNAQALASKLMSLGYNIISGGTDNHLMLIDLRNKNLTGKAAQEALDLAGITVNKNAVPFDDKSPLITSGIRVGTPALTTRGMKEPEMEIVGELIDEVLRNVGKTDVYRDVENKVKLLCEKFPLYSKLV; encoded by the coding sequence ATGAATACACTAAACAAACGCGACCCCGACATCTTCCAAGCAATTCAAAACGAAACCAATCGTCAAAACACCAAACTCGAACTGATTGCCTCCGAAAACTTCGTCAGCACGGCTGTGCTTGAAGCGCTCGGCTCCACTCTGACAAATAAATACGCCGAAGGCTATCCCGGCAAACGCTATTACGGCGGGTGCGAATTTGTTGATGTCGCGGAAAACATCGCACGAGACCGTGTGAAAAAACTGTTCGGCGCGGAGTACGCGAACGTTCAGCCTCACTCCGGCTCACAGGCAAACATGGCTGTCTATTTCACCTTCATCAAACCGGGAGATAAAGTGTTGGGGATGAACCTTTCGCACGGCGGACATCTCACGCACGGTTCGCCGGTTAATTTCTCCGGACAATTGTACAACTTCGTTGCGTACGGTGTGAAAAAAGAAACCGGCTACATTGACCTCGACGATGTCGAAGCAGTTGCAACTCGTGAGAAACCGAAAATGATTACTGTCGGTGCGAGCGCATACTCACGCAACATTGATTACAAGGCATTCCGTCAGATTGCAGATAAAGTCGGTGCGTTTCTCTTTGCCGACATAGCTCATCCCGCCGGATTGATTGCAAAGAAATTGCTGAACGACCCGGTTCCCCATTGTCATGTCGTTACTTCGACGACGCACAAAACCCTGCGCGGTCCCCGCGGCGGTTTGATTCTGCTCGGAAAAGATTTTGAAAATCCCTTTGGCTTGGTTGCGCCGAAATCAGGCAGAACAAAAATGATGTCTGAGTTACTCGATTCAATGGTTATTCCCGGCATTCAAGGTGGACCGTTGATGCACGTGATTGCGGCAAAAGCAGTCGGCTTCCTCGAAAATCTTCAACCGGAATTTGAAACGTACGCGAAGCAAATCATCAAGAACGCACAAGCGCTCGCAAGTAAGTTGATGTCGCTTGGCTACAACATCATCTCCGGCGGAACGGACAACCACCTGATGCTGATTGACTTGCGGAATAAAAATCTTACAGGAAAAGCCGCACAGGAAGCGCTTGACCTTGCAGGAATTACCGTCAACAAAAATGCTGTCCCATTCGATGACAAGAGTCCGCTCATCACCAGCGGCATCCGTGTCGGCACTCCCGCACTGACAACCCGCGGAATGAAAGAACCGGAAATGGAAATTGTCGGTGAGTTGATTGATGAAGTGTTGAGGAATGTTGGAAAGACGGATGTGTACCGAGATGTGGAGAATAAAGTGAAATTGTTGTGTGAGAAGTTTCCGTTGTATTCTAAGTTGGTATAA
- a CDS encoding polyprenyl synthetase family protein — MSFSEIKEPIRHELDRFEDRFKEAMRSKVAFVDVIAKYIVRQKGKKIRPILVLLTAKACGEVNESTYRGASLVEILHTATLIHDDVVDDADTRRGLASINAVWKNKIAVLMGDYMLAKGLLLSLDNNDFQFLKIISDSVRRMSEAEILQIKKSRDLDIDEATYLKIISDKTASLISTCTQIGTASVTKDSILLQRMKEYGENLGMVFQIRDDLLDYTGRKSITGKPTGLDMKEKKITLPLIHSLAKAPTKQSKQMLKIIKDGANKKDLQQLVEFAYEFGGIEYAAKKAEEYSSLANDALQSLPTSPAKKALERFVEFVMERSK; from the coding sequence ATGTCATTTTCTGAAATCAAAGAACCCATCCGTCACGAACTTGACCGGTTTGAAGACCGCTTCAAAGAAGCGATGCGCTCGAAGGTTGCCTTCGTGGATGTCATAGCGAAATACATCGTTCGGCAAAAAGGGAAAAAAATTCGCCCAATTCTTGTTCTGCTCACAGCGAAAGCATGTGGCGAAGTAAACGAAAGCACCTACCGAGGCGCATCGCTCGTCGAGATTCTTCACACCGCCACACTCATCCACGACGATGTGGTGGATGATGCGGACACACGACGCGGACTCGCCTCCATCAACGCTGTGTGGAAAAATAAAATCGCCGTGCTGATGGGCGATTACATGCTGGCGAAAGGATTGTTGCTTTCGCTCGATAACAACGACTTTCAGTTCTTGAAAATTATTTCCGATTCCGTTCGCAGAATGAGCGAGGCAGAGATTCTCCAAATCAAAAAAAGCCGCGACCTCGATATTGATGAAGCAACATATTTGAAAATCATCTCTGACAAAACCGCCTCTCTCATTTCAACCTGCACACAAATCGGAACTGCAAGCGTCACGAAGGATTCAATACTCCTTCAACGAATGAAAGAATACGGCGAAAATCTCGGCATGGTGTTTCAGATTCGGGATGACTTACTCGATTACACCGGAAGAAAAAGTATCACCGGCAAACCGACCGGCTTGGACATGAAAGAAAAGAAAATTACGTTGCCGTTGATTCACTCGCTCGCAAAAGCGCCGACAAAGCAATCAAAGCAAATGCTCAAAATCATTAAAGACGGAGCAAATAAGAAGGATTTACAGCAACTCGTCGAGTTCGCCTACGAATTTGGCGGCATTGAGTATGCAGCGAAGAAAGCAGAAGAGTATTCATCGCTTGCCAACGATGCGCTTCAATCGTTACCAACTTCCCCCGCAAAGAAAGCGTTGGAACGTTTCGTGGAGTTTGTGATGGAGCGAAGTAAATAA
- a CDS encoding DNRLRE domain-containing protein has protein sequence MKQQFSFFLFLILIFSIWLGCSDDPNSVGIGLLPPQDSVGIRTLTTIATLDTSYLSRIMGGSTRQLVGMDEGIEARAIIQFSGIPTDAPNAIIDTAILRFPITYRFKDSVGEFGLHIRRMIRSWTKDSLTWDSTNVPTLVSTVDDTSFLKNITVLDSTIEMRVDAVVRKWFHDTLKLSSPYGIVLIPTSTSNIIIGASTVYVSSTDSRPELYISYRSDTNTSRSTLTLKPFQQVFVANGSIPLTTDSLFYLQAGIAYRGKLHFDLSLIPKQASITAATLQLSLEKNQSLRNSQTSNSFIAHLDLDGASPPKLSSLTATGSFASDTATIISLDVKTLVQQLASKKVSNNGFVIRAGNEFISADRYAFYSNVASDSTLRPQLKITYTILP, from the coding sequence ATGAAACAACAATTTTCTTTTTTCCTTTTTCTGATTTTGATTTTTTCAATTTGGCTCGGATGTAGCGACGACCCGAATTCCGTCGGTATCGGTTTACTACCGCCACAGGATTCTGTCGGCATTCGAACTCTTACAACGATAGCCACTCTCGATACATCATATCTCTCACGCATCATGGGCGGCTCGACACGTCAACTCGTCGGCATGGATGAAGGTATCGAAGCGAGGGCAATCATCCAATTCTCCGGAATTCCTACCGACGCGCCCAACGCAATTATTGATACTGCCATTTTACGTTTTCCGATTACGTACCGGTTCAAAGATTCTGTCGGTGAGTTCGGACTTCACATCCGACGGATGATACGCTCATGGACCAAAGACTCACTGACATGGGACAGCACTAATGTTCCTACTCTCGTTAGTACGGTTGATGATACATCGTTCCTGAAAAATATTACCGTGCTTGATTCAACCATTGAAATGCGGGTTGATGCTGTCGTCCGAAAATGGTTCCACGATACATTGAAACTCAGTTCTCCTTATGGCATCGTTCTCATTCCGACTTCAACATCGAATATTATCATCGGTGCATCAACTGTGTATGTTAGTAGCACCGATTCACGACCGGAGTTATATATTTCGTATCGAAGCGACACCAATACCTCGCGTTCGACCTTAACGCTAAAACCATTTCAACAGGTCTTTGTTGCTAACGGCTCTATTCCTTTAACGACTGATTCTCTTTTTTATCTTCAGGCAGGAATTGCTTACCGCGGCAAACTACACTTCGACCTTTCCTTGATTCCGAAACAAGCGAGCATCACTGCCGCAACGTTACAACTCTCACTCGAAAAAAATCAATCACTGAGAAATTCTCAAACATCGAACAGTTTCATAGCGCATCTTGACCTTGACGGCGCATCGCCACCGAAACTCAGTTCACTGACTGCCACCGGAAGTTTTGCAAGTGACACAGCAACGATTATATCACTTGATGTAAAAACACTCGTTCAACAACTCGCATCAAAGAAAGTATCGAACAACGGTTTCGTCATTCGTGCAGGAAACGAGTTTATCTCTGCCGACCGATATGCTTTTTATTCGAACGTAGCGAGCGATTCTACGCTCCGACCGCAATTGAAAATCACCTACACAATTTTACCGTGA
- the tatC gene encoding twin-arginine translocase subunit TatC, with product MTFLDHLEELRWRIVKALMGLIICMAITGYFADWIVNDVVLRPGRLTTPPIEIINTVPYGQITFYMMVVIVSGLILSMPWILFQVWKFIQPGLMPKERKHISSIVFFTSFCFLAGVSFAYFIMLPYMLQFFATFGTSDIKNMISVNEYMSFVIQLVLISGLIFELPMVAYFLARLGLLTPAFMRHYRRHAIVAILILAAIVTPTTDPITMGVFSLPILLLYEISIWIAGIAQRKRNASLSTP from the coding sequence ATGACGTTCCTCGACCACCTTGAGGAACTCAGGTGGCGCATCGTCAAGGCGTTGATGGGATTGATTATCTGCATGGCAATCACCGGATACTTTGCCGATTGGATTGTCAATGATGTCGTGCTTCGACCCGGACGATTGACCACTCCTCCCATCGAAATCATCAACACCGTACCGTACGGGCAAATTACGTTTTATATGATGGTTGTGATTGTCTCCGGCTTAATCCTTTCCATGCCATGGATTTTATTTCAGGTGTGGAAGTTCATTCAGCCAGGGCTGATGCCGAAAGAGCGGAAACATATTTCATCAATTGTTTTTTTTACTTCATTTTGTTTCCTTGCAGGCGTATCTTTTGCGTACTTTATTATGCTTCCGTACATGTTGCAGTTCTTTGCCACGTTCGGAACCTCCGACATCAAGAACATGATTTCGGTAAACGAGTACATGAGTTTCGTGATTCAGTTGGTTCTCATCTCCGGTTTGATTTTTGAACTGCCGATGGTTGCGTATTTTCTTGCACGGCTCGGATTACTCACGCCTGCGTTCATGCGGCATTACCGTCGCCACGCAATCGTTGCGATCCTGATTCTCGCCGCAATCGTTACCCCGACCACCGACCCGATAACTATGGGCGTGTTCTCACTGCCGATTTTACTTCTCTACGAAATCAGCATTTGGATTGCCGGCATCGCGCAGCGCAAACGAAACGCTTCACTTTCAACACCATAA
- the rpiB gene encoding ribose 5-phosphate isomerase B — protein sequence MIALGADHAGFEFKEKVKELLISLDYEFIDFGTHSTESVDYPDFAHKVASGVSSGKFETGILVCGTGIGMCIVANKHENVRAAVVESVDAARFTRLHNDANILCLGSRIIPWERAIEIIKTFLTTDFEGGRHQKRIEKIHTLTSL from the coding sequence ATGATTGCTCTCGGCGCAGACCACGCAGGTTTTGAATTCAAAGAAAAAGTAAAAGAACTCCTGATTTCACTTGACTACGAGTTCATTGATTTCGGAACGCACTCTACCGAATCGGTTGACTATCCCGACTTCGCACACAAAGTAGCATCAGGAGTTTCCTCTGGAAAATTTGAAACCGGAATTCTTGTCTGCGGAACGGGAATCGGGATGTGCATCGTTGCCAACAAACATGAAAACGTCCGCGCCGCCGTTGTTGAATCGGTTGACGCCGCACGCTTCACACGTCTCCACAACGATGCAAACATTCTCTGCCTCGGCTCCCGCATCATTCCTTGGGAACGGGCAATCGAAATCATCAAAACATTTCTCACTACAGATTTTGAAGGCGGACGACATCAGAAACGAATTGAAAAAATCCACACGCTTACTTCACTTTGA
- a CDS encoding glycogen/starch synthase yields MSKPLDILFVASEVEPFAKTGSIAEVAAALPKLVKSMGHEIRVMLPGYGFINERRNHLHRLLRMKDIPIPMGSGSELAYVKSSYLATDNKKVQVYFVSNDKFFNRVGLYSHPETKQYFPDNDERFIFFCRGILETLKRLGWQPKIIHCNDWQCGLIPVYLKTLYKNDPYFKNVKTIFTAYNLAYHGSFPSTSVEKTGLPSSIFTTNGSKTGKLDFLRAGLEYADVITTVGAKADKKFSTEESLMDLFKQQKKSIISLTSPMANGSKHEQLAEKFVSIYSDLAKMPK; encoded by the coding sequence ATGTCCAAACCATTAGACATTCTTTTCGTCGCGAGCGAAGTAGAACCATTTGCAAAAACAGGCAGCATCGCTGAAGTAGCTGCCGCACTCCCCAAGTTAGTGAAATCTATGGGGCATGAAATTCGAGTCATGCTTCCGGGATATGGCTTTATCAATGAACGCCGTAATCACCTGCACCGTTTACTCCGTATGAAAGACATTCCGATTCCTATGGGAAGCGGAAGCGAACTTGCATACGTCAAATCATCATATCTCGCCACAGATAATAAAAAGGTGCAGGTGTACTTTGTCAGCAACGATAAGTTTTTTAACCGAGTCGGATTGTATAGCCATCCCGAAACGAAACAATACTTTCCCGACAACGATGAACGATTCATTTTCTTCTGCCGCGGAATTCTTGAAACGTTGAAACGCCTCGGTTGGCAACCGAAAATTATTCATTGCAACGATTGGCAGTGCGGACTCATTCCGGTCTATTTGAAAACATTGTACAAAAATGACCCGTACTTCAAGAATGTGAAAACAATTTTCACAGCGTATAATCTCGCCTATCACGGTTCATTTCCAAGCACCTCAGTGGAAAAGACAGGATTGCCTTCTTCGATTTTTACTACAAACGGTTCAAAGACGGGCAAACTTGATTTTCTGCGGGCAGGGTTGGAATATGCGGATGTTATAACCACGGTTGGCGCAAAAGCCGATAAGAAATTTTCGACGGAAGAAAGTTTGATGGATTTATTCAAGCAACAAAAGAAATCCATCATCTCACTTACTTCGCCGATGGCAAACGGCAGCAAACATGAACAACTTGCTGAGAAGTTTGTTTCGATTTATTCCGACCTCGCAAAAATGCCGAAGTAA